One Candidatus Lernaella stagnicola genomic window, CCTGGAAGTGCTTGAATACGCTCATTGAAACTGTGCATTGACAGAACAAGAGAGGAAACACTAACCTTGATTCAGGTGTTGCACTTTTCAACCGCCATGTGCTTCACTTTTCGACCGGCGCTTACAAACCTTCGTCCCGCTGATTTTGGTTGTCTGCCTGCTGCCGCTGGTCTCCTTCGGCCAGTCGTCGAAACGGGTGGCTGTTCTGGAGCTTCACAACGAGGCGGGGATCACCGATTCCGAGGCGAACTACCTGACCGACAAGGTGCGCGACGCGGCGAGCCGGGTGCTGGCGAGCCGGGGCTTTCTGGTCATGACCAAGGAGAGCATGTACGAGCTTCTCCCTCCCGGCACGGATTACAAGAAGGTCTGCACGTCCGCGCAATGCGAGGTGGAGGTGGGGCGGCAACTCGGCGCGGACTACATCGTCACCGGCGAGATTATCAAATATGCCGGCGATTACCTGATCAACCTCAAGGTGCATCACAGCCAGAGCGGCGCATTTCTGGGCTCACAGTCGGCTGAAGGCGCCGACAAGAAAGCGCTGAAAAAGGCGCTCGACCGTTCCTCTCTTCAATTGTTCAACAAGGTGCTGGCGCACGGGGGGGGCGGGTCGGTTTCACAGACGCGACCGACAATCCAGCCTGGCGCGATCGGCGAGTCGCGGACCGGCGATTGGGAATTGCCCACAGCCTCGCAAGTCGTGGTGCGCTTCGAGAGCGACCCGCCGGGCGCGGTCGTGATGGTCGATGGGCAACTCAAGTGCCAGCAGACGCCATGCAGCAAGGCCATGAATGAGGGCACCGTGACCGTCTCCATGCAGCGCGAACGCTACCAGGCTCGGCAGGAGATCGTGCAGATCAAGAAGGGCATGTCGCCCATTTCTTGGAAGCTGTCGCCCAACTTCGGATGGCTCACCGTCGAGAGCGCCCCCTCCGGACTGCCGGTCAAAATCAACGGCGAGTCGGCCGGATCAACGCCTTTGACTGCCAAGGAACTCGACCCAGGCGCTTATGAGGTGCTGGTCAGCGATCCGCGTTACTACGATCAGGGCGAGCGAATCAACTTATCGGCGGGAGAGCGCAAATCAGTATCCGTCACGCTGCCGCCACGTGAAGGTGGCATCCAAGTCACCGCCCGCGACCAAAACGGCAATGACCTCACGGGCGAGGTCTTCATCGACGGTGCGAAAGTCG contains:
- a CDS encoding SUMF1/EgtB/PvdO family nonheme iron enzyme, translating into MVVCLLPLVSFGQSSKRVAVLELHNEAGITDSEANYLTDKVRDAASRVLASRGFLVMTKESMYELLPPGTDYKKVCTSAQCEVEVGRQLGADYIVTGEIIKYAGDYLINLKVHHSQSGAFLGSQSAEGADKKALKKALDRSSLQLFNKVLAHGGGGSVSQTRPTIQPGAIGESRTGDWELPTASQVVVRFESDPPGAVVMVDGQLKCQQTPCSKAMNEGTVTVSMQRERYQARQEIVQIKKGMSPISWKLSPNFGWLTVESAPSGLPVKINGESAGSTPLTAKELDPGAYEVLVSDPRYYDQGERINLSAGERKSVSVTLPPREGGIQVTARDQNGNDLTGEVFIDGAKVGNAPGTFKAIIGQHKVEVRTAQGSWSGQVDVKEREVIAVAAEVQVASVPPKPTASTRSAAASGATDGMVHIPAGWFQMGCVPGDSQCVTAEKPRKRVYVDGFYMDIHEVTVAEFRRCVQAGHCKVERDRSKSNYCNWGYDDRDDHPINCVSWHQASAFCSWAGKRLPTEAEWEKAARGGQKGKGYPWGDADASCDYAVMDDGGEGCGRKSTWQVMSKPRGRNEYGLYDMAGNVWEWCEDWYDEKWYSKMPKRNPQNNTQSQHRVLRGGSWRSYPPGVSASNRIGNLPTITNHSFGFRCVGTEE